One Lachnospiraceae bacterium C1.1 genomic region harbors:
- a CDS encoding class I SAM-dependent DNA methyltransferase has product MATRSAKIDQKADLIWAIADKLTGVYKPHEYGEVILPLTVIRRFDCILADTKDAVLAKYDEVKDLPMKDILLRKASGFDFYNTSKYTFKRLIDDPDHIEDNFRDYLNGFSKNVQDIITKFKFDGHITTMANKNILFIVLKEFTTERANLHPDEISNLEMGYIFEEIIRRFSEAHNEDAGQHYTPREVIQLMVNILFNDDNDILSGNNVAKTIYDPACGTGGMLSVAEEYLHSLNASTELVSFGQEINDQTFAICKADMLIKGNNADFIKDGNTLSDDQFKGQTFDYILSNPPFGREWKNEKAAVEKEAKLGFGGRFGAGLPAASDGQMLFLLTAISKMKDISQGGSRIAIIHNGSPLFTGDAGSGPSEIRKYILENDLLEAIIALPNDIFYNTGIATYIWVLSNKKTGTEREGKVQLINANELYVKRRKALGNKRNDISDEYIEEITRIYGDFKENEISKIYDNADFGYTKITVERPLRDEDGNPVLKKGKLQADTSLRDTENVPLKEDIEEYFNREVLPFASDAWIDKKKSKVGYEIPFTRYFYRYEAPKPSVEIKTEILEMEKELSGSLAEVFGS; this is encoded by the coding sequence ATGGCTACTAGAAGCGCAAAAATTGACCAGAAGGCAGATTTAATCTGGGCGATTGCAGATAAATTGACAGGAGTTTATAAGCCACATGAATATGGTGAGGTTATTCTTCCGCTCACTGTAATCAGAAGATTTGACTGCATTCTTGCAGATACAAAGGATGCTGTGCTTGCAAAGTATGATGAAGTAAAAGATTTACCCATGAAGGATATATTGCTTCGCAAGGCATCAGGTTTTGATTTCTATAACACAAGCAAATACACATTTAAAAGACTTATCGATGATCCTGACCATATTGAAGATAATTTTAGGGATTACCTTAATGGCTTTTCCAAGAACGTTCAAGATATTATTACTAAATTTAAGTTTGATGGCCATATCACAACTATGGCTAATAAGAACATTCTGTTTATTGTATTAAAAGAGTTTACTACAGAAAGAGCAAATCTTCATCCGGATGAGATTTCTAACCTTGAAATGGGATATATCTTTGAAGAAATTATCAGAAGATTCTCTGAGGCTCACAACGAGGATGCAGGGCAGCACTATACCCCAAGAGAAGTAATTCAGCTCATGGTAAATATTCTTTTCAATGACGATAATGATATTCTTTCCGGCAATAATGTTGCAAAGACTATATATGATCCGGCGTGTGGTACTGGCGGAATGCTTTCTGTTGCTGAGGAATACCTTCACAGCCTTAATGCTTCCACGGAGCTGGTGTCTTTTGGACAGGAGATTAACGACCAGACTTTTGCTATCTGTAAAGCGGATATGCTTATCAAGGGGAATAATGCGGATTTCATAAAAGATGGCAATACACTGTCTGATGATCAGTTCAAAGGGCAGACTTTTGATTATATTCTCTCAAATCCGCCTTTCGGACGTGAGTGGAAAAACGAAAAAGCTGCAGTGGAGAAGGAAGCTAAGCTTGGTTTTGGTGGAAGATTTGGAGCAGGTCTTCCAGCTGCTAGTGATGGCCAGATGTTATTTTTATTGACTGCAATTTCTAAGATGAAGGACATTTCTCAGGGTGGAAGCCGTATAGCAATAATTCACAATGGTTCGCCATTGTTCACTGGAGATGCAGGATCAGGACCATCTGAGATTAGAAAGTACATTTTAGAAAATGATCTGCTGGAGGCAATCATTGCTCTTCCAAATGACATTTTTTATAACACTGGCATCGCAACCTATATCTGGGTTCTTTCAAACAAAAAAACAGGAACGGAAAGAGAGGGTAAAGTACAGCTTATCAATGCAAATGAATTGTATGTTAAGCGTCGAAAGGCTCTTGGAAATAAAAGGAATGATATTTCTGATGAGTACATAGAAGAGATTACCAGGATATATGGTGACTTTAAGGAAAACGAAATAAGCAAAATATATGACAATGCAGATTTCGGTTATACAAAGATAACAGTCGAAAGACCTCTTCGTGATGAGGATGGAAATCCAGTTTTAAAGAAAGGTAAGCTCCAGGCGGATACATCTCTTCGTGATACTGAAAATGTGCCGCTTAAGGAAGATATTGAGGAATACTTCAATAGAGAAGTTCTTCCGTTTGCTTCAGACGCCTGGATTGATAAAAAGAAATCAAAAGTTGGATATGAGATTCCATTCACAAGATATTTCTATAGATATGAAGCACCGAAGCCTTCGGTAGAGATAAAGACAGAGATACTGGAAATGGAAAAAGAATTATCCGGTAGTCTTGCGGAGGTGTTTGGATCATGA